CCCTGTGACTATGGACCTGTCCTTCGTTAATATGTAAGACATAAGGGCCGGGCAGCCTGATGAGGTCTCCATCTGAACGATATGTTGTGCGGATGCGAGAGCGGGGCTGCAGGCTGAAACGCCGCCTTACAAAAAACCTGCCAGGGGATGGTGATTATGGATGATATGGATGATATGCCCAAGGTCAGCATGGCCGAGAAATTCATGATCGTGGATGAAGCGGGCAACAAGCGGGCCGTCCTGGGATTTCTGCAGGGTGAACCCAGCTTGACCCTCTATGGGCCTGACGGTAAGGAACGCATGACCCTGCGATTGAACGCCGAAGGCGATCCCTCCCTCGAGCTTTATGACCGGCAAGGCAAGGTCCGGGCGGTCCTGGGCCTGGCGGCCGACGGTTCTCCGTCTTTAAAAAAGAAGAATGTCTAGAATGCTTTCCCCTCGTTCCCTGGCAGAGAGGCTGTGAAAGAATTACTTAGCTCAGAAACAATTAGCCTTGAGGCCTGTGGTGTGGTAAGCAAAAATTCGTAGATCTGGAGCTTTTGTACGCCTGTTTCCATTCAGTCGCTTCAGTCGCTTCATTAGAGCGCGGATCAAGGCGATCAATCGGGTTAAAAAGATAAAAAGGCATGTTTTTGCCTCCTCTGGAGGCAATACTCCCGAAAAGCTTCTATCCCGATGATATTTAGCACCCGTTTGAAATTGTAGCTCAACATCAACAAATCCATCTCTGCTCTTACTTTATCCAGACCTCTCATCAAGAAATGCGTCCAACCCAACCAAAGTTTTAAGGTTCCGAAAGGGTGCTCGGCCAAAGAGGCGCGTTTCTTCATATACTCCTTGCCTTTTTGGTCCATTCGCTTACGGTGGGCCTCGACCACCTCCTCATGCTCATAGCGATAGATCTGGCGGTAGGGCGTTTTCTCTGGTAAACACTTTGTCCTAAGCGGGCACTGTCCGCAACCACTTGATTTACTTGCATATTTAATCATCGTCTTGCCGGCCTTGACCTGGCGGGATTGCCGTTCCAGATCCTGGCCCGCCGGGCATTGATATACATCCCGCTCTTCATCAAATCGAAAGTCTTTGCGTTCATACCGCCCTGTCTTACGGGCAGGCCCGCTGTAGTCGGGGATAGCCACATACGGTGTGATGCCTTCTTCCTGGCAATCTTTCAGCTGAGCCTGGTTATAATATCCACTGTCCGCAGCCACTTCCAGATTTTCCGTGACTAATATCTCCTTGGCTTTTTGGGACATGGGAAACAGTTGCTGGGTATCGTTCCCATCATTGACTACGTCACAAACCACCAACAGCTTGTGTTTATCATCGACCGCATATTGAACATTGTAACCGGCTGTCTTTTGACCTCGTTTGCTCAGTAAACGCGCGTCAGAATCGGTGGACGACAACTGAGTTTGGCCGCTTACTTTCAAGTCGTTCAACTTATCCTGACAGCTTTTCTGACGCTCCCGGAGCTTATCTAACTTGTCCTGTAAATGGGCATCCTCCAAAGATTGAACTTCAATCTCGTCATCAGCGGCTTCGATCTCTTCAAGGTACAAGGCGATATCAGACTCTATTCTCTCAAGCTGCTTTTTTAGCTTACTTTGGGTCTGGATACTCCCCTTGCTTGCATTACCATTAAAAAAGGAGCCGTCTATCCCTACCAGTTCTCCCCCGTATAATTCCAGTTCTTTACACAGTAAAACAAAATCCTTGTTGACAGACCGAAGCGCGGAAAGGTTATTTTTGCGGAAATCGGCGATGGTCTTATAACATGGATGGAGACCTTTTAAAAGCCAGATAACCTCCAGGTTGCGATAGGTCTCTTGCTCTAAACGGCGGCTGCTGCGGACTCGATTCAGATAGCCATATAAGTAAAGCTTCAGTAAATCCGATGGGGAATAGGCCGGTTGACCCTTGCTTAGACCACCTTCACTATTGATAAAACCCAGTTCCATTAAATCCAGACTATCAACATAGGCGTCAATAGCCCGTACCGGATTGGTGGGAGATACATAATCTTCCACGCTAGGAGGTAAAAGGAAGCCTTTGCTCTCGTGGAGTTCCGCTCTTATAATGACGATCAGGCATTTTTTTTGATTTAACCTTGGATAGTGAATTTACTCGATTGGGTTGAAACACTATAGCATTAATTGGAATTCTTTCACAGCCTCAGAGCCTGGGAACCAGCGCAAAGATGTCATATCTTGAACCGAATAAAAACGTTTTTAAGGCAGACAGATGCTTGTGAAAATTCGGCCTGAAACGAGGCAGGACATTGAACCTTGCGGCCGTATTTTATTTGAAGCCTTCAAAGACGTCTTTGAGCGCCATCATTTCCCCCCTCCCTTTTCCTCAACCGAAAAGGCCTGCCAGTCGCTTGAGTTCTACTTCAGGCATCCGTCCTGGTGCGGCCTTGTGGCTGAAGTTGACGGCCAGGTGGTCGGCTCATGCTTTGTGGATGAACGTGACTTGATCCGCGGGATCGGGCCGGTCAGCATTGATCCGCGATTCCAGAAGAGCGGGGTCGGCCGTCGCCTCATGGAAGCCATGCTGGAGCGATGTTCCGGTGCCGCTGGCATGCGCCTGACGCAGGACGCCTTCAATACCGCCTCCATATCCCTTTATACTTCACTCGGCTTTAAGGTCAGGGAACCGATTGTCGGGTTGAAAGGCCGGCTCAAGGGTCGAGCCTTAAAAAAAATAAAAGTCCTTCCCTTACGGCGGGAAGGCCTTCAGGCGTGTGACGCTCTGTGCCATAAGGTGCACGGGATTCCCCGCACTAATGAGCTGCGGGATGCGGTCAGAGAAAGCACCGCTTTGGCGGCCGTGCGTGATGGTCGTATCACGGCTTATGCTTCCTCAGTCTCTCG
This window of the Deltaproteobacteria bacterium genome carries:
- a CDS encoding GNAT family N-acetyltransferase, with amino-acid sequence MLVKIRPETRQDIEPCGRILFEAFKDVFERHHFPPPFSSTEKACQSLEFYFRHPSWCGLVAEVDGQVVGSCFVDERDLIRGIGPVSIDPRFQKSGVGRRLMEAMLERCSGAAGMRLTQDAFNTASISLYTSLGFKVREPIVGLKGRLKGRALKKIKVLPLRREGLQACDALCHKVHGIPRTNELRDAVRESTALAAVRDGRITAYASSVSRQGHGVAETDEDLQAVLLFAQARYKRPISLLVPARQADFLRWCLNQGLRVVDPLTLMTVGRYQEPEGCFFISVRY